Proteins encoded together in one Planctomyces sp. SH-PL14 window:
- a CDS encoding UxaA family hydrolase — protein sequence MDRGISDFLHLHPSDNVLVARRAVPAGTPLRLQEGQARRSIEMGHKVACRPIAAGEAVRKFGQTIGFATQPIEVGEWVHVHNVGLGSLELTHAYASAIPADEPSIAGRTFQGYRRDDGRAATRNYVGIVSTVNCSAASSRFIAEHFDESILADYPNIDGIVPLTHKGGCAMAYGGEDHRQLTRTLAGFARHPNIAAYLVVGLGCETAQASFLMENGGLVQLGAGDAPPAKAPPVMNIQDVGGVRKTVERGVAALREMLPDVNRFRREPIPVSELILGLECGGSDGNSGVTANPALGYASDLLVRHGGTTVLSETPEIYGGEHLLTSRAVNRQVAEKLMERVRWWEDYARKFGASIDNNPSVGNKKGGLTTIYEKSLGAIAKGGTAALRAVYEYGEPIREKGFVFMDTPGYDPASVTGLVAGGCNVVVFTTGRGSCFGCKPVPTIKVSTNTPLYDRMRDDMDFDAGRILDGASLEEVGREMFEEVVAVASGKETKSEEQGIGDDEFHPWTWGPVF from the coding sequence ATGGACCGTGGAATTTCCGACTTTCTCCATCTGCACCCCAGCGACAACGTCCTCGTCGCCCGCCGGGCGGTCCCGGCCGGCACGCCCCTTCGTTTGCAGGAGGGGCAGGCCCGGCGATCGATCGAGATGGGGCACAAGGTCGCCTGCCGACCGATTGCCGCGGGGGAGGCGGTGCGGAAGTTCGGGCAGACGATCGGGTTCGCCACGCAGCCGATCGAGGTCGGAGAGTGGGTCCACGTTCACAACGTCGGCCTGGGAAGCCTCGAACTGACGCATGCCTACGCGAGCGCCATTCCGGCCGACGAGCCTTCGATCGCGGGGCGGACCTTCCAGGGCTACCGCCGCGATGACGGCCGGGCCGCGACGCGGAACTACGTCGGGATCGTTTCCACGGTCAACTGCTCGGCCGCCTCCTCGCGGTTCATCGCCGAGCACTTCGACGAGTCGATCCTGGCCGACTATCCCAACATCGACGGAATCGTCCCCCTGACCCACAAGGGGGGCTGCGCCATGGCCTATGGCGGCGAGGATCACCGCCAGCTGACGCGGACCCTGGCGGGCTTCGCCCGGCATCCCAACATCGCGGCCTACCTCGTCGTGGGACTCGGATGCGAGACGGCGCAGGCGTCGTTCCTGATGGAGAACGGCGGGCTCGTGCAGCTGGGGGCCGGCGACGCTCCACCGGCCAAGGCCCCGCCCGTCATGAACATCCAGGACGTGGGGGGCGTGCGGAAGACCGTCGAGCGGGGGGTGGCGGCGCTGCGGGAGATGCTGCCGGACGTCAACCGCTTCCGCCGCGAGCCGATCCCGGTCTCGGAGCTGATCCTGGGGCTCGAGTGCGGCGGGAGCGACGGGAACAGCGGCGTCACGGCGAACCCCGCCCTGGGATACGCCAGCGACCTCCTCGTGCGGCACGGGGGGACGACGGTCTTGTCCGAAACGCCGGAGATCTACGGGGGCGAGCATCTCCTGACGAGCCGCGCGGTGAACCGGCAGGTCGCCGAGAAGCTCATGGAGCGGGTCCGCTGGTGGGAGGACTACGCCCGGAAGTTCGGCGCGAGCATCGACAACAACCCCTCGGTCGGGAACAAGAAGGGGGGCCTGACGACGATCTACGAAAAGTCCCTCGGCGCGATCGCCAAGGGGGGGACGGCGGCGCTGCGGGCGGTCTATGAGTACGGCGAGCCGATCCGCGAGAAGGGCTTCGTCTTCATGGACACCCCGGGTTACGACCCCGCGTCCGTGACGGGTCTTGTGGCCGGAGGGTGCAACGTCGTCGTCTTTACGACCGGGCGGGGGAGCTGCTTCGGCTGCAAGCCGGTCCCGACGATCAAGGTCTCGACGAATACGCCGCTCTACGACCGGATGCGGGACGACATGGATTTCGACGCCGGGCGGATCCTCGACGGAGCCTCGCTCGAAGAGGTCGGCCGGGAGATGTTCGAGGAGGTCGTCGCTGTCGCGTCGGGGAAGGAAACGAAGAGCGAGGAGCAGGGAATCGGCGACGACGAGTTCCATCCCTGGACGTGGGGACCGGTGTTCTGA
- the pilM gene encoding type IV pilus assembly protein PilM: protein MAPSRAAWGIDIGQSALKAIKLRYAESTGQVVAAAFDYVQYPKILSQPDAVPEEIIRDAMQTFLSRNNLQGDMIGFSVPGHSSLVRFIQLPPVEVSKLGEIVKYEARQQIPFPLEEVIWDYQPLGSGIEESGYLLEAEVGLFAMKRDQVMNQLRPFTRAKLEVELIQIAPLGLFNVLSYDELGMRPGTPSEDADHVIVLDMGCDNTTLMVSNGKKIWVRNIPIGGNHFTRALTKEMKLSFAKAEHLKCNATKSPDPRAVFQALRPVFNDFVSEIQRSIGFFSSVNRSAKITKVIGVGNGFKLAGLQKFLQQNLQYDVERPEAFKALAGDSVINSPLFADNVLSFTVPYGVALQQLGQTAIQTTLLPPEISRERLIRSKKPWAVATAAALMLGFAGATIGNGMAFSYVDNPDFVEAEKTAKGFVDQVGGYNSAYTAEQGQFEADRKRVTDAVANRRDISWMELFDAVNDCVPREDVDSAEKPIEQRYQVSIKAFTSEKYADLAGGWFSTLAHQKEYLPEKQKEAGPEGEGYLVSISGTHWHHADGKPEEQEVLFLHNYFVKNLQKWQIQRGEGPVRDVGRMGISHATIMDYRPETIMYTPAGQIDTKPNKAVIPNANFPMPMAVTPLPGGNVPLPEGARRLKQTTFLVQFVYKPVKPEERKEAPEGVSPDVIPEDFKLIHPEEAAKMMEAAAAKAAAAAAAANGEGAAPMDGAAPMPEAAPMAPAAPQ from the coding sequence ATGGCTCCCAGCCGTGCCGCGTGGGGTATCGATATCGGGCAATCGGCCCTCAAGGCGATCAAGCTGCGTTACGCGGAGAGCACCGGCCAGGTCGTGGCCGCCGCCTTCGACTACGTCCAGTACCCCAAGATCCTCTCCCAGCCGGACGCCGTTCCGGAAGAGATCATCCGCGACGCCATGCAGACGTTCCTCTCCCGGAACAACCTGCAGGGGGACATGATCGGCTTCTCGGTCCCTGGCCACTCCTCGCTGGTCCGCTTCATCCAGCTCCCCCCCGTTGAAGTCAGCAAGCTCGGCGAAATCGTCAAGTACGAAGCCCGCCAGCAGATCCCCTTCCCGCTCGAAGAAGTGATCTGGGACTACCAGCCTCTCGGCTCGGGAATCGAAGAGAGCGGCTACCTCCTCGAAGCGGAAGTCGGCCTGTTCGCCATGAAGCGCGATCAGGTCATGAACCAGCTCCGCCCCTTCACGCGCGCCAAGCTGGAAGTCGAACTCATCCAGATCGCGCCGCTGGGGCTCTTCAACGTCCTCTCCTACGACGAGCTCGGGATGCGCCCCGGCACGCCGTCGGAGGACGCCGACCACGTCATCGTTCTCGACATGGGGTGCGACAACACCACCCTCATGGTCTCGAACGGCAAGAAGATCTGGGTCCGCAACATCCCGATCGGGGGCAACCACTTCACGCGGGCCCTGACCAAGGAGATGAAGCTCAGCTTCGCCAAGGCCGAGCACCTCAAGTGCAACGCCACGAAGTCTCCGGATCCGCGAGCGGTCTTCCAGGCCCTGCGGCCGGTGTTCAACGACTTCGTCTCGGAAATCCAGCGGTCGATCGGGTTCTTCTCGAGCGTGAACCGCTCCGCCAAGATCACCAAGGTCATCGGTGTCGGCAACGGCTTCAAGCTGGCGGGGCTCCAGAAGTTCCTGCAGCAGAACCTCCAGTACGACGTCGAGCGTCCTGAGGCGTTCAAGGCCCTCGCCGGCGACTCGGTCATCAACTCGCCGCTCTTCGCGGACAACGTCCTGAGCTTCACCGTCCCCTACGGCGTCGCCCTCCAGCAGCTCGGGCAGACGGCGATCCAGACCACGCTCCTCCCGCCGGAGATCTCCCGCGAGCGGCTCATCCGCAGCAAGAAGCCCTGGGCGGTCGCGACCGCCGCGGCACTCATGCTCGGCTTCGCCGGAGCGACGATCGGCAACGGGATGGCCTTCTCATACGTCGACAATCCGGACTTCGTCGAGGCCGAGAAAACGGCCAAGGGGTTCGTCGATCAGGTCGGCGGATACAACTCGGCCTACACGGCGGAGCAGGGCCAGTTCGAAGCGGACCGCAAGCGGGTTACGGACGCCGTGGCGAACCGCCGCGACATCTCCTGGATGGAGCTGTTCGACGCCGTCAACGACTGCGTCCCCCGCGAGGACGTCGACTCCGCCGAGAAGCCGATCGAGCAGCGGTATCAGGTCTCGATCAAGGCGTTCACTTCGGAGAAGTACGCCGACCTGGCCGGGGGCTGGTTCAGCACGCTGGCCCACCAGAAGGAGTACCTGCCGGAGAAGCAGAAGGAAGCGGGACCGGAAGGCGAAGGCTACCTGGTCTCGATCTCCGGGACGCACTGGCATCACGCGGATGGCAAGCCGGAGGAGCAGGAAGTTCTCTTCCTGCACAACTACTTCGTCAAGAACCTCCAGAAGTGGCAGATCCAGCGCGGGGAAGGGCCGGTCCGGGACGTGGGGCGGATGGGGATCTCCCACGCCACGATCATGGACTACAGGCCCGAAACGATCATGTACACGCCGGCGGGACAGATCGACACGAAACCGAACAAGGCGGTCATCCCGAACGCGAACTTCCCGATGCCGATGGCCGTGACTCCGCTGCCGGGCGGAAACGTCCCGCTTCCCGAAGGGGCGCGGCGGCTCAAGCAGACGACCTTCCTGGTCCAGTTCGTCTACAAACCGGTCAAGCCGGAGGAGCGCAAGGAAGCTCCCGAGGGAGTCTCGCCGGACGTGATTCCGGAGGACTTCAAGCTGATCCATCCGGAAGAGGCGGCGAAGATGATGGAGGCTGCTGCCGCCAAGGCGGCTGCCGCTGCCGCCGCGGCGAATGGAGAAGGTGCTGCCCCGATGGACGGAGCCGCGCCGATGCCGGAAGCGGCCCCCATGGCCCCGGCCGCTCCTCAGTAG
- a CDS encoding WD40 repeat domain-containing protein: MLQRRFAVLALCASLLPQALAAQDASKAIQPVDPQLGRPVEFYKDVFPFLEANCLACHNVQTSESDLVLESPASILKGGASGPSVVAGKPDESLLYELAARANDPVMPPMPNKAEAKPLTPQQLGILRKWIEEGAQVGNAPPPSSVVNWQAIPPSVRSVFSIALSPDARFVAAGRANRIVVYDLTTKSEVAQLTDPALLTIQQDGKPMYGVGTAHRDFVHSLAFSPDGNLLASGGYRETKLWQRIANVQTHQLPAGANVSQTVVSPDGTWGALVLGNNTVRLFNLTNGQPGATLTGHENVVHGAAFSPDGKTVATVSEDGTLRTWNAENGQLALNLKLAAPATAVLFSKDGMQLIAGQADGIRTWAIPAAGATEPGMPAKELKAGDGAVTGLVHFPASNEIFAGYKNGTYRIWNLDNGSQPFSQNLGTPVTGIGVSADGQILAIGGENGNLRIINRNGQQVAEVKGNPGLDRAAFRANEELTVAKSKATLADTAVKESEKEVTAREESLKKAMENKTNVDKAAAEAQKKVDEEQPKVKAAEEALAAKPDDAALKKAKEDAEAALKKLTDARDTAMQQVASADRAIQLAQQSLENAKKRVIETKQRLEGAQAVSKQTEDAANAAKQTAAQGIKPVRSVAFSKDGKTIAVGGDDGLIQLWSASGKPMETLTGHGGAVTALTFSPAGTLLSGSADQKGIVWSVQPTWNLAAVLGAKPDNTLDVSMSPFVDRVLALAFSPDGQWLATGGGDPSRSGELLLWNVAGRSLAKPITDAHSDTVYDVEFSRDGQFLVSGGADKFVKVFNVASGQLVRSYEGHTSHVLGVAFKADGSLLASSGADNAIKIWNVETGEQARTISNYAKQVTSVGFVGVSDVIVSGGGDKTVRFHNVQNGGQVRAFGGMTEYVYTVAATPDEEVVIAAGEDGIIRVWNGKNAQELGKFDPPAPPVAQQAAK, from the coding sequence ATGCTGCAGCGACGTTTCGCCGTGTTGGCGCTGTGCGCGTCCCTCCTTCCGCAGGCCCTGGCGGCCCAGGACGCTTCCAAGGCGATCCAGCCGGTCGATCCGCAGCTCGGACGGCCCGTCGAGTTCTACAAGGACGTCTTCCCGTTCCTGGAGGCGAACTGCCTCGCCTGCCACAACGTCCAGACGAGCGAAAGCGACCTCGTCCTGGAAAGCCCCGCCTCGATCCTCAAGGGGGGAGCGAGCGGTCCGTCGGTCGTCGCCGGCAAACCGGATGAAAGCCTGCTCTACGAACTCGCGGCCCGGGCCAACGACCCGGTCATGCCGCCGATGCCCAACAAGGCCGAGGCCAAGCCGCTCACGCCGCAGCAGCTCGGGATCCTGCGGAAGTGGATCGAAGAAGGGGCCCAGGTCGGTAACGCCCCGCCGCCGTCGTCGGTTGTGAACTGGCAGGCGATTCCCCCGTCGGTCCGGTCGGTCTTCAGCATCGCCCTCTCGCCCGACGCGCGGTTTGTCGCCGCTGGCCGGGCCAACCGGATCGTCGTCTACGACCTCACGACCAAGAGCGAAGTCGCCCAGCTCACCGACCCCGCCCTCCTGACGATCCAGCAGGACGGCAAGCCGATGTACGGCGTCGGGACGGCGCATCGGGACTTCGTTCACTCGCTCGCCTTCAGCCCGGACGGCAACCTGCTCGCCTCGGGGGGCTACCGGGAAACCAAGCTCTGGCAGCGGATCGCCAACGTCCAGACGCACCAGCTTCCGGCCGGAGCGAACGTCAGCCAGACGGTGGTCAGTCCGGACGGAACCTGGGGGGCCCTCGTCCTCGGCAACAACACGGTCCGGCTCTTCAACCTGACGAACGGCCAGCCGGGCGCAACGCTGACAGGGCACGAGAACGTCGTCCACGGGGCGGCCTTTTCGCCCGACGGCAAGACGGTCGCGACCGTCTCGGAAGACGGCACGCTCCGGACCTGGAATGCCGAGAACGGTCAGCTGGCCCTGAACCTCAAGCTCGCGGCCCCCGCCACGGCGGTCCTGTTCTCGAAGGACGGGATGCAGCTCATCGCCGGGCAGGCGGACGGCATCCGGACCTGGGCGATTCCCGCCGCCGGCGCGACCGAGCCGGGAATGCCGGCGAAGGAGCTCAAGGCGGGTGACGGCGCGGTGACGGGGCTCGTTCACTTTCCGGCGTCGAACGAGATCTTCGCCGGCTACAAGAACGGCACGTACCGGATCTGGAACCTCGACAACGGGAGCCAGCCGTTCAGCCAGAACCTCGGCACGCCGGTGACCGGGATCGGCGTCTCGGCCGATGGTCAGATCCTGGCGATTGGCGGGGAGAACGGAAACCTGCGGATCATCAACCGCAACGGCCAGCAGGTCGCCGAGGTCAAGGGAAACCCCGGTCTCGACCGGGCGGCGTTCCGGGCCAATGAGGAGCTGACGGTCGCCAAGTCGAAGGCGACGCTTGCGGACACCGCGGTCAAGGAGTCCGAGAAGGAAGTGACCGCCCGCGAGGAGTCGCTCAAGAAGGCGATGGAGAACAAGACCAACGTCGACAAGGCGGCCGCCGAGGCCCAGAAAAAGGTCGACGAGGAGCAGCCGAAGGTCAAAGCGGCCGAAGAGGCCCTCGCCGCCAAGCCGGATGACGCGGCGCTCAAGAAGGCCAAGGAGGACGCGGAAGCGGCCCTCAAGAAGCTGACCGATGCCCGCGACACGGCGATGCAGCAGGTCGCCTCCGCCGATCGGGCGATCCAGCTCGCCCAGCAGTCGCTCGAGAACGCCAAGAAGCGGGTCATCGAGACGAAGCAGCGGCTCGAAGGGGCTCAGGCGGTCTCCAAGCAGACGGAGGATGCCGCCAACGCCGCGAAGCAGACCGCCGCGCAGGGGATCAAGCCGGTCCGCTCCGTCGCCTTCTCCAAGGACGGCAAGACAATTGCGGTCGGCGGCGACGACGGGCTGATTCAGCTCTGGAGCGCGTCGGGCAAGCCCATGGAAACGCTGACGGGGCACGGCGGAGCGGTGACGGCGCTGACGTTCTCGCCCGCCGGTACGCTGCTCTCCGGGAGTGCGGACCAGAAGGGGATCGTCTGGAGTGTCCAGCCGACCTGGAACCTCGCCGCCGTCCTGGGGGCGAAGCCGGACAACACGCTCGACGTCTCGATGTCCCCTTTTGTGGACCGGGTGCTGGCGCTGGCGTTCAGCCCGGACGGCCAGTGGCTGGCGACCGGGGGCGGCGATCCGTCGCGGTCCGGGGAGCTCCTGCTGTGGAACGTGGCTGGGCGGTCGCTGGCAAAGCCGATCACCGACGCCCACAGCGACACCGTCTATGACGTCGAGTTTTCCCGCGACGGCCAGTTCCTGGTGAGCGGCGGCGCGGACAAGTTCGTGAAGGTGTTCAACGTCGCCTCGGGGCAGCTTGTGCGGTCGTACGAGGGGCACACGAGCCACGTCCTGGGGGTCGCGTTCAAGGCGGACGGGAGCCTGCTGGCGAGCAGCGGGGCGGACAATGCGATCAAGATCTGGAACGTCGAAACCGGCGAGCAGGCCCGGACGATCAGCAACTACGCCAAGCAGGTGACGTCGGTCGGGTTCGTCGGGGTGTCCGATGTGATCGTGAGCGGCGGCGGAGACAAGACGGTCCGGTTCCACAACGTCCAGAACGGCGGGCAGGTGCGGGCCTTTGGCGGGATGACGGAGTACGTCTACACCGTGGCGGCGACTCCGGACGAGGAGGTCGTGATCGCCGCGGGCGAGGACGGCATCATCCGGGTCTGGAACGGGAAGAACGCCCAGGAGCTGGGGAAATTCGATCCGCCGGCTCCCCCGGTCGCCCAGCAGGCGGCGAAGTAA
- a CDS encoding HAD family hydrolase: MSAVAQSGPASRPVSPTGHRPIKTFLFDMGNVLVKFCHERMCRQIGELCGHEGPEVKRRLLDSGVQWDFERGKVTEAVFMGQMEEILGVKMDREQLYAAGSDIFHVNEEMMPVLESLKRQGFRLVLFSNVGESHFRWIGERFDFLRFFDDTVLSYKEGGIKPEPHMYEAALGRIHCEPGEVFYTDDIADYVVKGRTYGFQAEVFTTADSLRAQLAPRGVSV; the protein is encoded by the coding sequence ATGTCCGCTGTGGCTCAGTCCGGTCCCGCATCCCGTCCCGTCAGCCCGACCGGCCACCGCCCGATCAAGACGTTCCTGTTCGATATGGGCAACGTCCTCGTCAAGTTCTGCCACGAGCGGATGTGCCGCCAGATCGGCGAGCTCTGCGGCCACGAAGGCCCGGAAGTGAAGCGTCGCCTCCTCGATTCCGGCGTCCAGTGGGACTTCGAACGCGGGAAAGTGACCGAAGCGGTCTTCATGGGCCAGATGGAAGAAATCCTCGGCGTAAAAATGGACCGCGAGCAGCTCTACGCCGCCGGCTCCGACATCTTCCACGTCAACGAAGAGATGATGCCGGTCCTCGAGTCGCTCAAGCGGCAGGGCTTCCGGCTGGTCCTGTTCTCCAACGTCGGCGAATCGCACTTCCGCTGGATCGGCGAACGGTTCGACTTCCTGCGGTTCTTCGACGACACCGTCCTCTCCTACAAGGAAGGGGGCATCAAACCCGAGCCGCACATGTACGAGGCGGCCCTCGGCCGGATCCACTGCGAGCCGGGCGAAGTCTTCTACACCGACGACATCGCCGACTACGTGGTGAAGGGACGGACCTACGGCTTCCAGGCGGAAGTCTTCACGACCGCCGACAGCCTCCGCGCCCAGCTCGCCCCGCGCGGCGTGAGCGTCTGA
- a CDS encoding PSD1 and planctomycete cytochrome C domain-containing protein — MGEFGRGADVSGLVRWKGASFSRILATVIACLCLAIAPLPAAEPAKFFRGLNLNGPPLVIDGQQWDGKDSPDYRSSDKAFENMAVPLVPPTDENRGRMIRSSRWGGSKNLVELTNIPAGRYSVFLYVWEDNNAETFDVLVNGRTVLRQYNSGSAGRWARLGPWITDVREGVIRIGSLGGAANFSGIEVWSGEHDGADPSIETPENLAFFESRIRPLLVEHCYSCHGIEADEVEGEFLLDSRAAIRKGGPRGPAVVPHEPGRSVLMDAVRYKNTEMQMPPEGKLSDEQIADLERWIRLGAPDPRHQPTRIARKTIDFEKGREFWSLKPVADPAPPMVQAADWPRNDLDRFILSRLETAGISPAADVGRAALLRRVTYDLTGLPPTPEELAAFEADASPDAYKKVVERLLDSPQYGERWGRYWLDVVRYSDTAGDNSDFPIPQMYRYRNWVIGAFNRDLPFDEFVREQLAGDLLPGGTDEERRQRTIATGYIANARRFGSRVDDYPQHLTIEDTLDNLGRAFLGLTINCARCHDHKFDPISTDDYYGLYGIFQSTRYPWPGIELEQRQRDLVPLCSAQEVEAYRNSRRSEEEPLRAQVKRLEKERDAAKEGDDRKRLEGEVKKAREAVETFLKQPVPYEEAYAVAEGPAIDDAAVQRRGDPQQAGDVIPRRFLTVMGGRELPPEDRSSGRRQLAEWIVDPANPLTARVLANRIWLYHFGKGLVATPNDFGRQGRQPTHPQLLDWLATRLVQSGWSIKALHRTILFSRTYQLASVPADVALQKDPTNELLSAYPSRRLDADAIRDTLLALGGNLDLTAGGPHPFPAQTEWKFTQHNPFKAVYETNRRSVYLMTQRIQRHPYLAIFDGADPAASTPVRGTSTTPIQALYLLNDPFVHEQAKRFAERILREGNDDPSRIRRAYRLAFGREPQTKEIELGQQFLASVRETTAGVEASGKLSEQDAWFAYVRALFRLNEFVYLD, encoded by the coding sequence ATGGGCGAGTTCGGACGTGGCGCTGACGTCAGCGGGCTGGTCAGGTGGAAGGGCGCCTCCTTCTCGCGAATCCTCGCGACCGTCATTGCGTGCTTGTGCCTCGCCATCGCCCCCCTCCCCGCCGCCGAGCCCGCCAAGTTCTTCCGGGGACTCAACCTCAACGGTCCCCCGCTCGTCATCGACGGCCAGCAATGGGACGGTAAGGACTCCCCGGACTACCGCTCCTCGGACAAAGCCTTCGAAAACATGGCGGTCCCCCTCGTCCCCCCCACGGACGAGAACCGCGGCCGCATGATCCGCTCCAGCCGCTGGGGGGGATCCAAGAACCTCGTCGAACTCACGAACATCCCCGCCGGCCGCTACTCCGTCTTCCTCTACGTCTGGGAAGACAACAACGCCGAGACGTTCGATGTCCTGGTCAACGGCCGGACCGTCCTCCGGCAGTACAACAGCGGCTCCGCCGGACGCTGGGCCCGCCTGGGCCCCTGGATCACTGACGTCCGCGAAGGCGTCATCCGAATTGGCAGCCTCGGCGGCGCGGCCAATTTCTCCGGAATCGAAGTCTGGTCCGGCGAACACGACGGCGCCGACCCCTCGATCGAAACCCCCGAGAACCTCGCCTTCTTCGAAAGCCGCATCCGGCCCCTCCTCGTCGAGCACTGCTACTCCTGCCACGGCATCGAAGCGGACGAGGTCGAGGGAGAATTCCTCCTCGACTCCCGCGCCGCGATCCGCAAAGGGGGCCCCCGCGGACCGGCCGTCGTCCCGCACGAGCCCGGACGCAGCGTCCTGATGGACGCGGTTCGCTACAAGAACACCGAAATGCAGATGCCCCCCGAGGGCAAACTCTCGGACGAGCAGATCGCCGACCTCGAACGCTGGATCCGCCTCGGCGCCCCCGACCCACGCCATCAGCCAACGCGAATCGCGAGGAAGACGATCGACTTCGAGAAGGGCCGCGAGTTCTGGTCCCTGAAGCCGGTCGCCGATCCTGCCCCGCCCATGGTCCAGGCCGCCGACTGGCCGCGGAACGACCTCGACCGGTTCATTCTCTCCCGCCTCGAAACAGCCGGGATTTCTCCCGCCGCCGACGTCGGCCGCGCGGCACTCCTCCGCCGCGTCACCTACGACCTGACCGGGCTCCCGCCGACTCCCGAAGAGCTGGCCGCCTTCGAAGCGGACGCGTCGCCGGATGCCTACAAGAAAGTTGTCGAACGCCTGCTCGATTCGCCGCAGTACGGCGAGCGGTGGGGGCGGTATTGGCTCGACGTCGTCCGCTATTCGGACACCGCGGGCGACAATTCCGACTTCCCGATCCCCCAGATGTACCGGTATCGCAACTGGGTCATCGGGGCCTTCAACCGCGACCTGCCGTTCGACGAGTTTGTCCGCGAGCAGCTGGCGGGGGATCTCCTTCCCGGCGGGACCGATGAGGAACGCCGTCAGCGGACCATCGCGACCGGCTACATCGCCAATGCCCGGCGGTTCGGCTCGCGGGTCGACGACTATCCGCAGCACCTGACAATCGAGGACACGCTCGACAACCTCGGGCGGGCCTTCCTGGGCCTCACGATCAACTGCGCCCGCTGCCACGATCACAAGTTCGATCCGATCTCGACCGACGACTACTACGGCCTGTACGGCATCTTCCAGAGCACGCGGTATCCCTGGCCGGGGATCGAACTGGAGCAGCGGCAGCGGGACCTCGTCCCCCTCTGCTCCGCCCAGGAAGTGGAGGCTTACCGGAACTCTCGTCGCTCGGAGGAAGAGCCGCTCCGCGCCCAGGTGAAGCGGCTGGAAAAGGAACGGGACGCGGCCAAGGAAGGGGACGACCGGAAGCGTCTCGAAGGGGAGGTCAAGAAGGCCCGGGAAGCGGTCGAGACCTTCCTCAAGCAGCCCGTCCCCTACGAGGAGGCCTACGCGGTTGCCGAAGGGCCGGCGATCGACGACGCGGCCGTCCAGCGGCGGGGCGATCCTCAGCAGGCGGGGGACGTCATTCCCCGCCGGTTCCTGACCGTCATGGGAGGCCGCGAGCTCCCGCCTGAGGACCGCTCGAGCGGCCGACGGCAGCTTGCGGAATGGATCGTCGATCCCGCCAACCCGCTGACCGCCCGCGTCCTGGCGAACCGGATCTGGCTGTATCATTTTGGCAAAGGACTCGTGGCGACCCCCAATGACTTTGGCCGGCAGGGCCGCCAGCCGACGCACCCGCAACTCCTCGACTGGCTGGCGACGCGTCTCGTGCAGTCGGGCTGGTCGATCAAGGCCCTGCACCGGACGATTCTCTTCTCCCGGACCTACCAGCTCGCCAGCGTCCCGGCTGACGTCGCCCTTCAGAAGGACCCGACGAACGAGCTTCTGAGCGCCTATCCCAGCCGTCGTCTCGACGCCGATGCGATCCGCGACACCCTGCTGGCGCTCGGCGGGAACCTTGACCTCACCGCCGGCGGGCCGCATCCCTTCCCGGCCCAGACCGAGTGGAAGTTCACGCAGCACAACCCGTTCAAGGCGGTCTACGAGACGAACCGCCGGAGCGTCTACCTGATGACGCAGCGGATCCAGCGGCACCCGTACCTCGCGATCTTCGACGGCGCCGACCCCGCCGCCAGCACGCCAGTCCGGGGGACCAGCACCACGCCGATCCAGGCCCTCTACCTTCTCAACGACCCGTTCGTCCACGAGCAGGCGAAGCGCTTCGCCGAGCGGATCCTCCGCGAAGGTAACGACGATCCCTCACGGATCCGCCGGGCCTACCGTCTGGCCTTCGGCCGCGAGCCGCAGACCAAGGAAATCGAACTCGGCCAACAGTTCCTGGCCTCCGTCCGGGAGACGACCGCCGGAGTAGAAGCCTCGGGCAAACTCTCGGAGCAGGACGCCTGGTTCGCTTACGTCCGAGCCCTGTTCCGCCTCAATGAGTTCGTCTACCTCGACTGA